In a single window of the Photobacterium profundum SS9 genome:
- a CDS encoding transposase domain-containing protein: MVETAKANNLLVHDYIATCLQQIAEKPNNIDALLPWNIKHS; this comes from the coding sequence TTGGTTGAAACAGCAAAAGCGAATAATCTTCTTGTTCATGATTATATCGCAACCTGCTTGCAGCAGATTGCTGAAAAACCGAATAATATTGACGCGTTGCTGCCATGGAATATTAAGCATAGCTAG
- a CDS encoding ISAs1-like element ISPpr12 family transposase — protein MTELINPFMHFHVIKDYRQAGKINHKLSDIILMTICGVLSGHDTWEGVVDFGRLRLDFLKQYGDFKEGIPSADTIARVMGMMSTTALQNAFIKWMRDCHTLTDGEVVAIDGKTVRGSYDKSRDQQAIHMVNAFATANGMCLGQAKVNAKTNEITEIPKLLELLDIAGCLVTIDAMGCQRKIAQKIVDKSADYLLAVKGNQGKLEEAFSEYYHPSMLQEFSGDSYASQDKSHGRLETRCALVNKDLSVLGDLAYDWPELKSMGIMVNIRQNSEHATDENMSVRFYISSKELSAQELHDATRSHWQVESMHWVLDTAFKEDACRIRADDRAEAFARIRPVCLNLLKNEKGFKGGIKRKRMQCAMDENYLSKVLGSQ, from the coding sequence ATGACGGAATTAATAAACCCATTTATGCACTTTCATGTAATTAAAGATTATCGCCAAGCTGGCAAAATTAACCACAAATTATCAGATATAATTCTGATGACAATTTGTGGTGTTTTGTCTGGTCATGATACGTGGGAAGGTGTGGTTGATTTTGGTCGTTTACGACTAGACTTTCTAAAGCAATATGGTGACTTCAAAGAAGGTATTCCTTCTGCAGATACCATTGCTAGAGTCATGGGAATGATGAGTACGACAGCTCTGCAGAATGCTTTCATTAAATGGATGAGAGATTGCCATACCTTAACGGATGGTGAAGTTGTTGCTATTGATGGCAAAACAGTTCGAGGGTCTTATGATAAATCACGAGATCAGCAAGCAATCCATATGGTTAATGCTTTTGCTACAGCAAATGGGATGTGTCTTGGTCAGGCTAAAGTAAATGCTAAGACTAATGAGATTACTGAAATCCCTAAGCTATTGGAACTATTAGATATCGCGGGTTGTTTAGTGACTATTGATGCGATGGGTTGCCAGCGAAAAATAGCACAAAAGATAGTCGATAAAAGTGCTGATTATTTACTTGCCGTTAAAGGAAATCAAGGCAAGTTAGAAGAGGCCTTTTCTGAATATTATCATCCATCGATGCTACAAGAATTCAGCGGTGATAGTTATGCTAGCCAAGACAAATCCCATGGACGTTTAGAAACAAGATGTGCTTTGGTTAATAAGGATTTATCGGTTTTAGGTGACTTAGCGTATGATTGGCCAGAGCTAAAATCGATGGGAATAATGGTCAATATTCGCCAAAATTCAGAGCATGCTACAGACGAAAATATGTCAGTGAGATTTTACATAAGCTCGAAAGAATTAAGTGCTCAAGAACTGCATGATGCAACGCGTTCACATTGGCAAGTTGAGTCGATGCATTGGGTATTAGATACTGCATTCAAAGAAGATGCTTGTCGAATCCGAGCGGACGATCGTGCCGAGGCTTTCGCAAGGATCAGGCCGGTGTGTTTGAACCTTTTGAAGAATGAAAAAGGGTTCAAAGGTGGAATTAAACGTAAGCGAATGCAGTGTGCGATGGATGAAAACTACCTAAGCAAGGTACTGGGAAGCCAGTAA
- a CDS encoding type II toxin-antitoxin system Phd/YefM family antitoxin, giving the protein MTARILADVAASITELKANPMKVVSSAYGEPVAVLNRNEPAFYCVPAEAYELLMDRLEDLELLAIAKERQDEPSITVDINEL; this is encoded by the coding sequence ATGACCGCACGTATCCTTGCTGATGTTGCTGCTAGCATTACAGAGCTTAAAGCTAACCCAATGAAAGTCGTATCAAGTGCTTATGGTGAACCTGTTGCTGTATTGAATAGAAATGAACCTGCATTCTATTGTGTACCAGCTGAAGCCTACGAACTACTTATGGATCGTTTAGAAGATCTTGAACTGCTTGCAATTGCAAAAGAACGTCAAGATGAGCCAAGCATCACGGTAGATATCAATGAGCTATAA
- a CDS encoding type II toxin-antitoxin system RelE family toxin: protein MSYKLDFKKSALKEWKKLGATLREQFKKKLIERLENPHVPASKLSGADNMYKIKLRQSGYRLVYEVNDGVITVTVLAVGKRERSEVYKNAMRRTDS from the coding sequence ATGAGCTATAAGTTAGACTTCAAGAAATCAGCCCTAAAAGAGTGGAAAAAACTTGGTGCTACACTTCGTGAACAGTTTAAAAAGAAGCTGATTGAGCGATTGGAAAACCCACATGTACCGGCTTCAAAACTGTCTGGAGCCGATAATATGTATAAAATCAAACTACGACAATCTGGTTACCGCTTAGTTTATGAAGTAAACGATGGTGTCATCACTGTTACCGTTCTTGCTGTTGGGAAACGTGAACGAAGCGAAGTATACAAGAATGCCATGCGTAGAACTGATTCGTAG
- a CDS encoding IS4-like element ISPpr4 family transposase: MTMTLFEQHQLPCILESRLSKRYQTLIMEHMTVNSSNAPGVKSLRHHTQSWASTQATWRFYHNEDVTFPMLSGPMLGLARSGVKESQSRYVLMAHDWCHINFAKHHSKLDKTKMSHALDVGYELQASLLVDANTGAPIAPAGLNLLTSNGIYQCRSQELQPKQSHLDSLFDSIHWQEQLHLDKPLVHVVDREADSAKDLRRLGSVHWLTRTKKGSTFRHEGQFKTAEIISRTISPDLKGVISLRGKEGYLFVGETTVELHRKSEKLASAAPTCRFVMSLVTDDEGKELARWYLLSNVLDVDATEIATWYCHRWNIESWFKLLKSDGHQLEKWQQTTAESILKRLITASVATTLIFKLYSDSSDEANEFKGFLVKLSGRLTKRTKPVTQPSLLAGLWVFLQMCEVLDTYTMDEINAMRQIASSFFAQSV, translated from the coding sequence TTGACGATGACTCTTTTTGAACAACATCAATTACCCTGTATCCTTGAATCAAGATTATCTAAGCGTTATCAGACCCTTATAATGGAACACATGACAGTTAATTCTAGCAATGCACCAGGTGTAAAATCTCTTCGCCACCACACACAATCATGGGCATCGACACAAGCAACATGGCGTTTTTATCATAATGAGGATGTGACTTTTCCTATGCTAAGTGGCCCGATGCTGGGACTTGCTCGTTCTGGTGTGAAAGAAAGTCAAAGTCGATATGTATTAATGGCTCATGATTGGTGCCATATCAATTTCGCTAAACATCATAGTAAGTTAGATAAAACTAAGATGTCACACGCTCTCGATGTTGGCTACGAACTGCAAGCGTCTTTATTGGTAGACGCAAATACTGGCGCACCCATTGCTCCAGCAGGTCTTAACTTACTGACAAGCAACGGTATTTATCAATGCCGAAGCCAAGAGTTACAACCCAAGCAAAGTCACCTAGATTCACTCTTTGACAGCATTCATTGGCAAGAACAATTACATTTAGACAAGCCCCTGGTGCATGTTGTTGATAGAGAAGCAGATTCAGCGAAAGACTTAAGACGTTTAGGCTCAGTTCACTGGCTAACTCGAACTAAAAAAGGCTCAACGTTCCGTCACGAAGGTCAGTTTAAAACGGCTGAAATCATCAGTCGAACAATCTCCCCAGACTTGAAAGGTGTTATTTCTCTTCGAGGTAAAGAGGGCTATTTGTTTGTTGGTGAAACGACTGTTGAGTTACACCGGAAATCAGAAAAGCTCGCGTCAGCGGCGCCCACCTGTCGCTTTGTTATGAGCCTGGTCACGGATGATGAAGGTAAAGAGCTAGCAAGATGGTATCTGCTGTCTAACGTGTTGGATGTTGATGCAACAGAGATTGCAACGTGGTATTGCCATCGCTGGAATATTGAATCTTGGTTTAAGTTATTGAAGTCAGATGGTCATCAGTTAGAGAAATGGCAGCAAACTACTGCGGAGTCAATATTAAAGCGTCTGATCACAGCCAGTGTTGCAACGACGTTGATATTTAAGCTTTATTCGGACAGCTCGGATGAAGCTAATGAATTTAAAGGTTTTTTGGTTAAGCTGAGTGGTCGTTTAACTAAGCGAACAAAGCCTGTCACTCAGCCATCACTGCTTGCGGGACTATGGGTTTTCCTACAAATGTGTGAAGTACTAGATACCTACACCATGGATGAGATAAACGCGATGAGGCAAATAGCCAGTTCGTTTTTTGCTCAATCTGTGTAG
- a CDS encoding phage integrase N-terminal SAM-like domain-containing protein — protein MDIPTPLNSTSSQFLQKFTAFIRVRGLSYATEKTYLHWVKRFILFNQYRSMDEISTN, from the coding sequence ATGGATATACCTACACCACTGAATTCAACATCTAGCCAGTTCTTACAAAAGTTTACCGCTTTTATACGAGTTAGAGGGCTTAGCTATGCTACAGAAAAAACGTACCTACACTGGGTGAAGCGATTCATCTTATTTAATCAATACCGTTCGATGGATGAAATCAGTACTAACTGA
- a CDS encoding ABC transporter substrate-binding protein, with the protein MFNIPVKNRLIKTTVSLLAVGTLLTSAIVKANDILTATPVTYMLATELTKDTEITTRYLPPKRYGVSRLPNWFSGKGAASTVKAGEKATVAITLGAIWPQDALYVHARQGNIGLIEIDASQAISPRAQGVAALRIDDGRMSLFAWLNPTNLTRMTAIVSQDLQRVWPKQAKIIEKNQQQLMIAVRQLINKQQQVLIEKEIDSVVLLSEELEDFASGNQLFVVDRLTKPELEWTENDKQALIRLLNEDETLWLLTSKKVSKQLQTIIPNLERIMVIDSVDRWGGKGIAHDDPLERWELKL; encoded by the coding sequence GTGTTTAACATTCCAGTAAAAAATCGCCTAATTAAAACCACCGTCTCGCTTTTAGCGGTAGGTACTCTTTTAACGTCTGCGATTGTGAAAGCAAACGATATATTAACGGCAACGCCCGTTACGTATATGTTGGCGACTGAATTAACCAAAGACACAGAAATAACCACGCGTTATTTGCCGCCAAAACGTTATGGTGTTTCTCGCTTACCTAATTGGTTTAGTGGCAAAGGTGCAGCATCAACAGTGAAAGCAGGTGAAAAAGCCACTGTGGCAATAACTCTAGGGGCTATTTGGCCACAAGATGCATTGTATGTTCATGCGAGGCAAGGCAACATCGGGCTAATTGAAATCGACGCATCGCAAGCTATTTCGCCAAGGGCGCAGGGTGTTGCTGCATTACGTATTGATGATGGGCGTATGTCATTATTTGCGTGGTTAAACCCGACGAACCTAACGAGAATGACCGCGATTGTGAGCCAAGACTTACAACGTGTTTGGCCAAAGCAAGCGAAAATAATCGAGAAAAATCAGCAGCAGTTGATGATTGCTGTTCGTCAGTTAATCAACAAGCAGCAGCAAGTACTTATCGAAAAAGAAATCGATTCTGTTGTTTTATTGTCTGAAGAGTTAGAAGATTTCGCATCGGGTAATCAGTTGTTTGTTGTAGATCGTCTTACAAAGCCAGAGCTTGAGTGGACTGAAAATGATAAGCAAGCACTTATCAGGTTATTGAATGAAGATGAAACCTTATGGTTGTTAACCTCTAAAAAGGTGAGTAAGCAGCTGCAAACAATCATCCCTAATCTAGAACGAATCATGGTAATTGATAGCGTAGATCGTTGGGGAGGTAAAGGTATTGCACATGATGATCCACTTGAGCGCTGGGAGCTAAAGCTGTAG
- a CDS encoding metal ABC transporter permease, whose protein sequence is MEYIRLWAQLGVDAGWLSDSFSYSFMVNAVVAALLLGPLLGGLGTLVIAKRLAFFSEAVGHAALTGIALGVLLGEPPENPIIGLFCFCMIFALLLHFVRNRTNVPYDTLVGVFLALALAVGAALLMYVARKINIHMLENVLFGSILTVTDYDLLILAVSCALIVLVLIPTFNRILLTCISPDIARVRGYATNFYDYLFVMMITLVTIASVKIVGAVLVGALLLIPGATARLLTKNMGSFVLMSALLATISCLIGTVLPMELKLPVPSGAAIIIVSAFFFLIATCYRIVRKG, encoded by the coding sequence ATGGAATATATCCGTTTATGGGCTCAACTGGGTGTTGATGCGGGCTGGCTTAGCGACAGCTTTTCCTATTCATTCATGGTGAATGCTGTTGTTGCTGCTTTATTGTTGGGCCCGCTGCTTGGTGGGTTAGGCACGCTTGTTATCGCAAAACGTTTAGCCTTCTTTTCCGAGGCTGTAGGGCATGCGGCATTAACCGGTATTGCCTTGGGTGTATTACTGGGTGAACCACCTGAAAATCCTATTATTGGCTTGTTTTGCTTTTGCATGATCTTCGCTCTGTTACTGCATTTCGTACGAAATCGCACCAATGTGCCGTATGACACTCTTGTTGGTGTGTTTTTGGCGTTAGCATTAGCGGTAGGTGCAGCATTACTGATGTATGTGGCACGCAAGATTAATATCCACATGCTTGAAAACGTATTGTTTGGTTCAATACTAACAGTGACAGATTATGACTTGCTGATATTAGCCGTGAGTTGTGCACTAATCGTCTTGGTATTAATCCCTACGTTTAACCGCATATTACTGACTTGCATTAGCCCCGATATTGCCCGAGTACGTGGGTATGCCACTAATTTTTATGACTACCTGTTTGTGATGATGATTACATTAGTGACCATTGCTTCTGTCAAAATTGTGGGTGCTGTATTAGTGGGTGCTCTGCTATTGATTCCCGGTGCAACGGCACGATTATTAACGAAAAACATGGGCAGTTTCGTATTGATGTCTGCCTTATTGGCCACGATAAGTTGCTTAATCGGTACTGTATTACCAATGGAATTAAAACTGCCTGTTCCTTCTGGTGCCGCAATTATTATTGTGTCGGCTTTCTTCTTTTTAATTGCAACCTGTTACCGCATCGTTCGAAAGGGATAA
- a CDS encoding metal ABC transporter ATP-binding protein → MVGPSIRLNNVGLKYGDNVILQGITHQLQAGQCHVIMGPNGGGKTSLLRSILGLTPFSGDIQIDWAEQKGTIGYVPQKATFESSLPFTVMDFILLNQSRNPLFWRKRKKEQDYALVQLDRVGMASRADRRMGQLSGGEQQRVLFAQALLDSPDLLVLDEPTTGMDEQGVRYLEGLIHELVQENKTILAVHHDVSAVRRLNGQVHVVNRHLVDSGSVSEVLVPEKIERLFNHYSIQPAPRVEPESVKENQKDVA, encoded by the coding sequence ATTGTGGGTCCAAGTATTCGTTTAAACAATGTTGGTCTGAAATATGGCGACAATGTGATTTTGCAAGGTATTACCCATCAGCTTCAAGCGGGTCAGTGCCATGTTATAATGGGGCCTAACGGCGGCGGAAAAACGTCATTGTTGCGCTCTATTCTTGGTCTAACTCCGTTTAGTGGTGATATTCAAATCGACTGGGCTGAACAAAAAGGCACGATTGGTTATGTTCCCCAAAAAGCGACGTTTGAATCAAGCTTACCTTTTACGGTAATGGATTTTATTCTGCTTAACCAAAGCCGCAACCCTCTGTTCTGGCGTAAACGAAAGAAAGAACAAGATTATGCCTTAGTGCAACTTGATCGTGTGGGCATGGCAAGCCGTGCCGATCGTCGTATGGGGCAACTTTCTGGTGGTGAGCAACAACGCGTATTATTCGCTCAAGCGTTATTAGACAGCCCTGATTTACTGGTATTGGATGAACCAACAACCGGTATGGATGAACAAGGTGTACGTTACCTTGAAGGTTTGATCCATGAATTAGTGCAAGAGAACAAAACGATTCTAGCAGTACATCACGATGTAAGTGCTGTTCGACGTTTGAATGGACAGGTGCATGTTGTGAATCGCCACTTAGTAGATAGTGGTTCAGTGTCTGAAGTATTAGTGCCAGAAAAAATCGAGCGTTTGTTCAATCACTACAGTATTCAGCCTGCACCAAGGGTTGAGCCCGAATCAGTAAAAGAAAACCAGAAGGACGTCGCGTAA
- a CDS encoding metal ABC transporter solute-binding protein, Zn/Mn family, with the protein MISKVIKAATTVIFVLGASLVHAQDSTQNPVTGSSNNQGNDKLTIGITLQPYYSYVKAVVGDKANVLPLVDAGFNPHNYLPQPNDLRRLKQMDVIVVNGIGHDDFALKVIKAANRDDLIVIEANKDVPLLPALGESVGDGAVNPHTFVGLSTTIQKVYTIASELAKIDPENARTYRKNARAYATQFRMMKREAMLTLGDLDTAGMKVATTHNAYGYILQEFGVDVATVIEPAHGVEPSASQLQGTIEKIRASGIDVLFYELNMPNRYVETIEEATGVQLYRFSHITHGEYESDKVAIEMKENLTTLVEAMKFVATKQGN; encoded by the coding sequence ATGATCTCCAAAGTTATTAAAGCGGCAACGACCGTTATTTTTGTTTTAGGTGCAAGCCTAGTACATGCGCAAGATTCTACTCAAAACCCTGTTACGGGTTCTTCGAATAACCAAGGCAACGATAAGCTGACCATCGGTATTACACTTCAGCCTTACTATAGCTACGTTAAAGCGGTTGTGGGTGATAAAGCGAATGTATTGCCATTAGTTGATGCTGGTTTTAACCCGCATAACTATTTACCACAGCCGAATGACTTGCGCCGTTTAAAGCAGATGGATGTGATTGTTGTTAATGGTATTGGTCATGATGATTTTGCCCTTAAAGTGATAAAAGCCGCCAATCGTGATGATCTTATCGTAATAGAAGCTAATAAAGATGTACCGCTATTGCCTGCATTGGGTGAATCGGTAGGCGATGGTGCTGTTAATCCGCATACGTTTGTTGGTCTTTCGACAACCATTCAAAAGGTTTACACCATTGCCAGCGAATTGGCGAAAATTGATCCTGAAAATGCACGCACATACCGTAAAAATGCCCGCGCTTATGCAACGCAATTTCGCATGATGAAACGCGAAGCGATGTTGACGTTGGGTGATCTTGATACTGCAGGCATGAAAGTAGCCACAACACATAATGCCTACGGTTATATTCTGCAAGAATTTGGAGTCGATGTTGCGACAGTGATTGAGCCTGCGCATGGTGTAGAGCCGAGTGCAAGCCAGTTACAAGGCACCATTGAGAAAATTCGTGCATCAGGTATCGATGTTCTTTTCTACGAATTGAATATGCCAAATCGATATGTAGAAACCATTGAAGAGGCAACGGGTGTTCAGCTATATCGTTTTTCTCACATTACGCATGGTGAGTATGAGAGCGATAAAGTTGCCATTGAAATGAAAGAGAATTTAACAACATTGGTTGAAGCCATGAAATTTGTCGCAACGAAGCAAGGAAACTGA
- a CDS encoding DUF6162 family protein yields the protein MIIQTVRSDDGGREGKWIALSIALILAVATLLLPYHQAAIAQQAVKSYQISIKDLDTESLAMIAELRLAHEEIRNIYQDGVDFENREIWADISELEALWVAPFIKDKSWERKGKHAWSKVAPAFYQGIPELDSGTVSTILHTAQAEPDIWLNLSRTAKPFMSDGGQLGKAWLMNAGWKQVVFANAVSHQDEQAH from the coding sequence ATGATCATTCAAACGGTACGCAGTGACGATGGCGGTCGAGAGGGTAAATGGATAGCGTTATCCATTGCATTGATCCTCGCTGTTGCGACTTTATTGTTACCTTATCATCAGGCGGCAATAGCGCAACAGGCCGTAAAAAGTTATCAAATTTCGATTAAAGATCTTGATACCGAATCCTTAGCGATGATCGCTGAACTACGGTTAGCACATGAAGAAATTCGCAATATTTATCAAGATGGTGTTGATTTTGAAAACCGTGAAATATGGGCTGATATTTCAGAACTTGAAGCCTTGTGGGTTGCGCCTTTTATTAAAGATAAAAGCTGGGAACGAAAAGGCAAACATGCGTGGAGCAAAGTAGCACCTGCATTTTATCAAGGCATTCCTGAACTGGATTCTGGCACGGTATCGACCATTCTACATACCGCTCAGGCAGAGCCTGATATTTGGCTGAACCTTTCAAGAACGGCGAAGCCCTTTATGTCTGATGGTGGTCAATTAGGCAAAGCGTGGTTAATGAACGCTGGTTGGAAGCAGGTCGTTTTTGCAAATGCAGTTAGCCATCAAGATGAACAAGCGCATTAA
- a CDS encoding DUF4198 domain-containing protein → MLTNKKLKALTMACTVVAGLAATATANAHPRWVLPSHFTVSKEGGDWLTFDVTASHGTFVFDKPAGSESAQVVMPDGRKERPNFVIRGKRRSIFDFYFEEEGTHKVQINNVPSYYTQYKAGRRDTVKWAPANKAERDTLLPEKSRDVVTQLSFTRAESYITVGKPTDKALEMDGKYLELLPITHPSDIVEGEEVSFQFYFNGEPQQGVTAEITREGTLYRNQQEQIDVISDNEGKVTFTPDVAGRYLMKANYKGELKNNPLADTASVNVHFTFEAMLK, encoded by the coding sequence ATGCTTACTAATAAAAAGCTTAAAGCGTTAACCATGGCTTGTACTGTTGTTGCAGGTTTAGCGGCTACTGCAACTGCGAATGCTCACCCTCGCTGGGTATTGCCATCACACTTTACAGTGTCTAAAGAAGGTGGTGATTGGCTAACGTTTGACGTTACAGCGTCACACGGTACGTTTGTGTTTGATAAACCGGCTGGTAGTGAATCGGCACAAGTTGTAATGCCAGATGGTCGTAAAGAGCGTCCTAACTTTGTTATTCGTGGAAAACGTCGCTCAATCTTTGATTTCTATTTTGAAGAAGAAGGCACGCACAAAGTTCAAATCAATAACGTACCAAGTTACTACACCCAATACAAAGCAGGCCGCCGCGATACAGTGAAATGGGCGCCAGCCAATAAAGCAGAGCGCGATACATTATTGCCAGAAAAATCACGCGATGTTGTTACTCAGCTTAGCTTTACGCGTGCAGAAAGTTACATAACCGTAGGTAAGCCAACTGACAAAGCATTAGAAATGGATGGTAAGTACCTTGAATTACTGCCTATTACACACCCTTCAGATATTGTTGAAGGTGAAGAGGTTAGCTTCCAGTTTTACTTCAATGGTGAACCTCAGCAGGGTGTAACAGCAGAAATTACACGCGAAGGTACGCTATACCGTAATCAACAAGAACAGATTGATGTGATCAGCGATAACGAAGGCAAAGTAACCTTTACACCAGACGTTGCAGGTCGTTATTTGATGAAAGCGAACTATAAAGGTGAGCTGAAAAACAACCCATTAGCAGATACTGCAAGCGTGAATGTTCACTTTACGTTCGAAGCCATGCTGAAGTAA
- a CDS encoding DUF2271 domain-containing protein yields the protein MSSVFPQRIKKSRLVAALALVFPLILHAAPIPENAKIEVEFELPKIDTAMYARPYVAVWIEDANRKSVRTVELWVGKDEWLKDLRSWWRKVGRYDRELVDAVTSATRPAGEYRFVWDGLDDQGNRVEQGDYTFYAEVVREHGGRNYLRQKLQLSDTAFVHKIAPTEETGDVLISYKVR from the coding sequence ATGTCATCTGTTTTTCCTCAAAGAATAAAAAAAAGCCGGTTAGTGGCTGCACTTGCTTTGGTATTTCCTCTTATTTTACACGCAGCCCCTATTCCTGAAAATGCAAAGATAGAGGTTGAGTTTGAGCTTCCTAAAATAGATACCGCCATGTACGCCCGACCATACGTTGCTGTATGGATTGAAGATGCGAACCGTAAATCAGTACGAACTGTTGAGTTATGGGTGGGTAAAGACGAGTGGCTAAAAGATTTACGCAGCTGGTGGCGAAAAGTGGGTCGTTATGATCGTGAACTGGTTGATGCAGTTACATCGGCAACCCGTCCTGCTGGTGAATATCGCTTTGTATGGGATGGTTTAGATGACCAAGGTAACCGTGTAGAGCAGGGTGACTATACCTTTTATGCTGAAGTTGTTCGTGAACATGGTGGTCGAAACTATTTACGTCAGAAGCTGCAATTAAGCGATACCGCATTTGTTCATAAGATTGCACCAACAGAAGAAACTGGCGATGTCTTGATTAGTTATAAAGTGCGTTAA
- a CDS encoding PepSY-associated TM helix domain-containing protein, with the protein MFKNKAVQVWARRLHIYISMALLLVVLFFSVTGITLNRPEIFVKSEPDSSEQVLSLPADLFQSERGPFVPNEAAIIDYLTKHAQLSGKPSALQVFTEIEDGELIEGEISMDYKGPGYNVAVFIDMLAREAVVEKSHYGLVAVLNDLHKGRNSGDVWKWFIDITALLMVLFVLTGVCLLVPKKKTFNTAIKWTLFGSIISLLIFFVAVP; encoded by the coding sequence ATGTTTAAAAATAAAGCCGTTCAGGTTTGGGCTCGTCGCCTACATATCTACATTTCGATGGCTTTGCTCTTAGTCGTGCTGTTTTTTTCTGTGACCGGAATAACGCTAAACCGTCCCGAAATTTTCGTGAAAAGTGAACCTGATAGTAGTGAACAGGTACTTTCATTGCCTGCTGATTTATTCCAGTCCGAACGAGGCCCTTTTGTGCCTAACGAAGCTGCGATTATTGACTACCTGACTAAGCATGCTCAGTTATCTGGTAAGCCCTCTGCGTTGCAAGTTTTCACTGAAATAGAAGATGGAGAGCTGATCGAAGGTGAGATCTCGATGGACTATAAAGGGCCAGGTTATAACGTTGCTGTATTTATCGACATGTTAGCAAGAGAGGCGGTTGTCGAGAAATCACATTATGGATTGGTTGCCGTTCTTAACGACCTTCATAAGGGGCGAAATAGCGGTGATGTGTGGAAGTGGTTTATCGATATTACTGCGTTATTGATGGTGCTTTTTGTGCTCACAGGCGTGTGCTTACTTGTGCCAAAGAAGAAGACGTTTAATACCGCAATTAAATGGACGTTATTTGGCTCAATCATATCGTTGCTGATTTTCTTTGTTGCTGTTCCTTAA
- a CDS encoding DedA family protein produces the protein MQEILLAIWHHDFETLQQVSSLKWFVLLLALVLFLESSFVFLPLPGDSLMLFAGGMIGLGILDFYSTATILCIAASTGSFCAYLQGRILHKTPFISYLERILPDNSLPKARRLLNRYGFLSLFISRFLPFVRVLTPMLMGIAKLSVWRTAIISASSSFIWCLVLLLTGKWIMLSPIFSDYQETLSKGFVVVTFSLMLIAISGVIYRLITNKKSNQIA, from the coding sequence ATGCAGGAAATTTTATTAGCCATTTGGCATCACGACTTTGAAACATTACAGCAAGTGAGTTCTTTGAAATGGTTTGTATTACTGCTCGCTTTGGTATTATTCCTCGAATCAAGTTTTGTTTTCTTGCCACTGCCAGGAGACAGCCTTATGCTTTTTGCCGGAGGAATGATTGGGCTGGGAATTCTCGATTTTTACTCTACCGCAACCATACTGTGTATCGCCGCTTCTACCGGAAGTTTTTGTGCTTATTTACAAGGGAGAATATTGCACAAAACCCCTTTCATTTCCTATTTAGAACGTATTCTTCCTGATAACTCACTCCCCAAAGCAAGGCGCTTACTCAATCGTTATGGTTTTTTGTCGCTCTTTATATCTCGCTTCCTTCCTTTCGTCAGAGTCTTAACCCCAATGTTAATGGGCATTGCAAAATTAAGCGTTTGGCGAACAGCCATCATTAGTGCCAGTAGTTCTTTTATTTGGTGTTTAGTTCTATTGCTTACAGGTAAGTGGATTATGCTTAGCCCTATCTTTAGTGACTACCAAGAGACATTATCGAAAGGGTTTGTCGTTGTCACTTTCTCTCTTATGCTTATTGCCATTAGCGGCGTTATCTACCGACTAATAACGAATAAAAAAAGTAATCAAATAGCTTAA